In Leishmania mexicana MHOM/GT/2001/U1103 complete genome, chromosome 34, one DNA window encodes the following:
- a CDS encoding putative DNA-repair protein: protein MAMVTSASVPADPAETRNATEEDGSDLATDVNEWDEVELPVAFSSAKKQEESESSSLVKKGLTDDGEGEAVKHETTYAVSTVKTEVTTTKRGEAVTVISSSVKEELVNVDGEETASNRPLMEWAQLPLVGRPRASDTWRQRDPAYEAMMEQRDLLAAKRRSERIQRVCESLFALLAVFIRARLLWRESCHPGFVKRLLQLHVPRGRGPKRSRCEDPSRKATSAYVFLKAVATAKVLVAESMKPPHRKPSLAPAWVTCAKDAVQNNTSAAVNVLIKIINDHFKLEAPAAPASSSGRGTSVGAAAYSVAPSSAEQDFSDWSLPVKPGFLCTKIAECHCRVSADAPLELPHPLYFSLVFLALARVAGLSCRLVVAKLAKTQLERGRAAGPAGGAANGYNDSREGGDNTADGEWEETTRRPLRVLSIFEGREKRKASRRTDASEAVRTGKGSKRQRPSAGSAEDTKDSEELKSKKLLTSCYWVEVWSAERESFLSVNPCQSCATLWGASYTLSVSGHVAVDATPRYISKYSAAYAYGRRLGTCRQHRFLWHDELAWDDTRELSEVLRATFNVAAPHTSSLAQRQQHRESRQLHSLMYSEAVPTTLNALHRHPLYVIDSDLARHEGVYPKDASTTVGSVKGRLVYKRSAIVSLRSRDGWLREGRSLLTEDQPAYKVVAPPTSRPFAAPSTLYGRWQTQPFEPLPLTAGDPPSIPHHGRTSWYILLDKAPPQGIVHMTQPQISRVARRMKLDFRLAVVGFERRRTDEHRRGHWETVINGIVVKETDSVALLRAYEEWVLLVQEQEATKRRQRAFHWWLLLAQRLLALKRLQNQYAKGLGAGAMPTQ from the coding sequence ATGGCCATGGTGACATCCGCCAGCGTACCCGCTGACCCAGCCGAGACGCGTAACGccacggaggaggatgggagCGACTTGGCCACCGATGTGAATGAGTGGGATGAAGTGGAGCTTCCAGTCGCCTTTTCTTCTGCCAAGAAGCAGGAGGAAAGTGAAAGCAGCAGTTTAGTCAAGAAGGGTCTGACTGACGACGGCGAAGGTGAGGCGGTGAAGCACGAGACCACTTACGCGGTTTCAACTGTCAAGACAGAGGTAACGACTACCAAAAGAGGTGAGGCAGTTACTGTAATATCGAGTAGCGTGAAGGAGGAACTTGTGAACGTGGACGGGGAGGAGACTGCGAGTAATCGGCCCCTGATGGAATGGGCGCAACTGCCGCTTGTGGGACGGCCGCGCGCTTCGGATacatggcggcagcgtgacCCAGCTTATGAGGCCATGATGGAGCAGAGGGATTTGCTAGCCGCAAAGCGTCGCTCAGAGCGCATTCAGCGCGTCTGCGAGTCGCTCTTCGCACTTCTGGCTGTTTTCATTCGAGCCCGTCTACTCTGGCGCGAGTCGTGTCATCCCGGTTTCGTTAAACGGCTTCTGCAGCTCCATGTGCCACGCGGAAGGGGCCCGAAGCGCTCACGCTGCGAAGATCCTTCCAGAAAGGCAACAAGTGCTTACGTTTTTCTCAAAGCAGTAGCCACCGCAAAGGTGCTGGTGGCAGAGTCGATGAAGCCGCCGCATCGCAAACCCTCGCTCGCCCCCGCATGGGTGACGTGCGCGAAAGACGCGGTGCAGAATAACACCTCGGCGGCCGTGAATGTACTCATCAAGATCATCAACGACCACTTCAAGTTGGAGGCACCGGCGGCTCCAGCTTCGTCGAGTGGACGTGGGACATCTGTTGGCGCCGCGGCGTACAGTGTTGCTCCCTCGTCTGCAGAGCAAGACTTTTCCGACTGGTCACTACCTGTCAAACCAGGGTTTCTCTGCACGAAGATAGCAGAGTGTCATTGCCGTGTCTCCGCGGATGCGCCCCTCGAGTTGCCCCATCCTCTTTACTTTTCCCTTGTGTTTCTGGCATTGGCGCGCGTGGCGGGGCTGAGCTGCCGTCTTGTGGTGGCGAAGCTAGCCAAGACGCAGCTGGAGAGGGGCCGCGCAGCGGGGCCTGCCGGAGGCGCTGCCAATGGGTACAACGACTCACGTGAGGGCGGGGACAATACCGCAGACGGTGAGTGGGAAGAAACGACGCGCCGACCGCTGCGAGTTCTTTCCATTTTTGAAGGCCGCGAGAAGCGCAAGGCATCCCGTCGCACCGACGCCAGTGAGGCTGTTCGAACGGGCAAGGGGTCGAAGCGACAGCGGCCCTCAGCAGGGTCGGCAGAAGACACCAAAGACAGTGAGGAGCTCAAGTCAAAGAAACTCCTCACTTCATGCTACTGGGTGGAGGTGTGGTCCGCGGAGCGCGAGAGCTTCCTTTCTGTCAACCCGTGCCAAAGCTGTGCCACACTCTGGGGTGCATCGTACACGTTGTCAGTCTCTGGTCACGTGGCGGTGGACGCGACGCCGCGGTACATCTCCAAGTACAGCGCCGCATACGCCTACGGTCGTCGCCTCGGCACCTGTCGGCAGCACCGATTCCTGTGGCACGACGAACTCGCCTGGGATGACACCCGTGAGCTGTCTGAGGTGCTGCGTGCTACCTTCAACGTGGCTGCGCCACACACGAGctcgctggcgcagcggcagcagcaccgggaGAGCCGGCAGCTACACTCCCTCATGTACTCGGAGGCCGTGCCCACAACGCTGAATGCTCTTCACCGCCACCCACTCTATGTGATAGACTCCGACCTTGCGCGGCATGAGGGGGTGTACCCAAAGGATGCAAGCACGACCGTGGGAAGCGTGAAGGGTCGCCTGGTGTACAAGCGTTCCGCCATCGTGAGTCTGCGGTCTCGCGACGGGTGGTTGCGCGAGGGACGCAGCCTGCTCACGGAGGACCAGCCAGCGTACAAGGTTGTGGCACCACCCACCTCTCGTCCGTTCGCGGCACCGTCGACACTCTACGGTCGTTGGCAAACGCAGCCATTCGAGCCACTGCCACTCACTGCAGGCGATCCTCCGAGCATTCCACATCACGGGCGGACGTCGTGGTACATCTTACTCGACAAAGCCCCGCCACAGGGAATTGTGCACATGACCCAGCCCCAGATATCTCGGGTGGCGCGCCGCATGAAGCTCGACTTCCGCTTGGCTGTGGTTGGTTttgagcgccgccgcaccgacgagcaccgccgcgggCACTGGGAGACCGTCATCAACGGCATCGTTGTCAAGGAAACTGACAGCGTCGCACTCCTTCGCGCCTACGAGGAGtgggtgctgctggtgcaggagcaggaggcgacGAAGCGAAGACAGCGTGCGTTCCACTGGTGGCTTTTGCTTGCGCAGCGTCTTCTGGCGTTAAAACGACTGCAGAATCAGTACGCCAAAGGgctcggcgccggcgcgatGCCGACGCAGTGA
- a CDS encoding putative structural maintenance of chromosome (SMC) family protein — protein sequence MLSKIHRVELDNFKSYYGKAVIGPFKDFTCIVGPNGAGKSNLMDALSFVLSNTVTQASASSMRGKSAVDFIHRKAKTAGKGCGVTLVMRHPASQRAVAAAAAPAGGESGKSDAVASAARRGAVIADDGEHVHHSSTVETSFTRQVDVQGTVSCLLNGKPVAEKEYVAALTEHRIGARVDTFLVFQHQVEAVAQKKAKQLTELLEQVSGSDELHGEYAAKKAALERANEALTSASLEKRGAAVAVHQMRLAKKEAERYEELHQQLTSVRHELALAELFAVETELEKHKEELQQRRDALAELEKSIATEQAIREMKRTYATRHRAYLEELKKARKSADDLRVKHNTVERIKAALAHLTRRAELQRQELEAAQKATTIRSAEAERLEGQLKKQKALLDTFEKRCAADDAKRVTLNAVLNQQQLGEYRQLRKEAECATVMLRQRRETVLRQRDSTQETLKQCDRAAEAHQQQMKDVSQAIETAGKYGAELQRRRSELEETVSTLKTQLTEASKDLETMQKKNKAREAELARLQEQLHELRYMKDTSKQNSRMADALQALRSLFPIRGRMVDLCTVPNERYRNAVTVAMGKNLEGIVVETTAVAIRCVKYLKEQRMPPMTFLPLDTVQGKAVDDRLRTFGGTCKPIVDVVRFEPELEPAVRYTLGQTLLCDTVAEAKSVAYGRSGERFKVVTLEGTVLLKNGSVQGGLASVQSRARKWDEKKYEDLRVARDRLLSEAAAGGEAELARIQISIRDMEARREFAEKRVAVVHTEQSANDSKTQRLTEELAKLESRGADFATRHKGYAAELQVIHKELLELSKSISRVEGQVFADFQKKVGIPNLLHLEGEQAQEAKQRAETRQQLLLVIHKLESSLEMEVKQVGDAKIADFEETCARLHKEKEQCKKDLTDYKALVEKAERQHQEMRKTAAQSRTELDALEQQIRNATRNSETDLARVAQARKLVTGIQLTCDSLRLRRLNLVRRCQMDEISIPMKPAASSGAKRARGEDTDAATRASSGLPTPSSRQRSSATGSRAPILISEPFTLLVEGGASQSGIRRGPNAASSSASSPALDSETTMCIDFSSLTEAQRVAAADRAQFSAYSHRTQAQLEALAAEMESLAPNMKAASRVMASEDRLGASSTLLDEARDMARVANKEFTRVKEQRTARFMEMYEKVAVTVDRVYRELTMGTRAHAVHGSAYLSLENVEEPYLGGTTYHATPPLKRFMPMELLSGGERTMAALALLFAIHEVSPTPFFVLDEVDAALDAGNVEKLSIYLRKNCQSCQFVVVSLKEQLYHMADMLLGVMKDKDRESSKVLTMDLRGYPY from the coding sequence atGTTGTCAAAGATTCACCGCGTCGAGCTCGACAACTTCAAGAGCTACTACGGCAAAGCCGTCATCGGGCCCTTCAAGGATTTCACGTGCATTGTTGGGCCCAATGGCGCCGGGAAGTCGAACTTGATGGACGCGCTGAGCTTCGTGTTGAGCAACACCGTCACACAGGCGAGTGCCTCATCGATGCGCGGCAAGTCCGCGGTCGACTTCATTCATCGTAAGGCGAAGACGGCTGGCAAAGGGTGCGGCGTGACTCTGGTGATGCGCCATCCAGCCTCGCAGAGGGCagttgccgccgctgcagcaccggctgGCGGTGAGTCGGGCAAAAGCGATGCCGTTGCGTCCGCCGCTCGTCGTGGCGCAGTCATCGCCGACGACGGGGAGCACGTTCatcacagcagcaccgtcgagACCTCTTTTACTCGCCAGGTGGATGTGCAGGGTACGGTCTCATGCCTGCTCAACGGCAAGCCAGTGGCAGAGAAAGAGTACGTGGCCGCGCTTACCGAGCACCGCATTGGCGCTCGTGTTGACACGTTTCTCGTGTTTCAGCATCAGGTGGAGGCAGTCGCgcagaagaaggcgaagcaGCTGACGGAGCTACTCGAGCAGGTCAGCGGCAGTGATGAGCTTCATGGGGAGTACGCTGCCAAGAAGGCCGCGCTGGAGAGGGCCAACGAGGCGCTGACGAGTGCGTCTCTAGAGAAGCGCGgggctgccgtggcggtgcatCAAATGCGACTGGCCaagaaggaggcggagcgctaCGAGGAGCTGCATCAGCAGCTGACGAGCGTCAGGCACGAGCTAGCCCTCGCCGAGCTCTTCGCCGTCGAAACGGAACTTGAGAAGCACAaggaagagctgcagcagcgccgcgacgcgCTTGCGGAGCTGGAAAAGAGCATTGCAACAGAGCAGGCGATCCGGGAGATGAAGCGGACGTACGCGACCCGGCACAGGGCCTATTTAGAGGAGCTGAAAAAGGCGCGTAAGTCTGCCGATGATCTGCGGGTTAAGCACAACACCGTGGAGCGCATTaaagcggcgctggcgcacctGACCCGCAgggcagagctgcagcggcaggagctGGAAGCAGCGCAGAAGGCGACAACTATCCGCTCTGCCGAGGCAGAGCGCCTGGAAGGACAGCTGAAGAAGCAAAAAGCACTCCTTGACACGTTCGAaaagcgctgcgccgctgacgacgcGAAGCGAGTCACGCTGAACGCCGTTCTcaaccagcagcagctgggcGAGTACCGGCAACTGCggaaggaggcggagtgCGCAACAGTGATGCTACGCCAGCGCCGggagacggtgctgcggcaacGCGACTCCACACAGGAGACCCTAAAACAATGCGACAGAGCCGCGGaggcacaccagcagcagatgAAGGACGTCAGCCAAGCCATTGAGACAGCCGGGAAGTACGGGGCGGaactgcagcggcgccgcagcgagtTGGAGGAAACGGTGAGCACGCTCAAGACCCAGCTCACGGAAGCCAGTAAGGACCTTGAAACTATGCAGAAGAAGAACAAAGCACGGGAGGCGGAGTTGGCtcggctgcaggagcagtTGCACGAGCTGCGCTACATGAAAGACACGAGCAAGCAGAACTCGCGCATGGCGGACGCTCTCCAGGCCTTGCGCTCCCTCTTCCCAATCCGCGGACGCATGGTGGATCTGTGCACGGTGCCCAACGAGCGGTACCGCAACGCGGTCACGGTAGCCATGGGTAAAAACCTCGAGGGCATCGTTGTGGAGACGACCGCGGTGGCGATTCGCTGCGTCAAGTATCTGAAGGAGCAACGCATGCCGCCCATGACGTTTCTACCATTGGACACAGTGCAAGGCAAGGCTGTTGATGACCGTTTGCGCACATTTGGTGGCACATGCAAGCCCATTGTCGATGTGGTTCGCTTTGAGCCTGAGCTGGAGCCGGCGGTGCGGTATACACTGGGCcagacgctgctgtgcgacACGGTTGCCGAGGCCAAGTCGGTCGCCTACGGCCGCAGCGGGGAGCGCTTCAAGGTGGTGACGCTGGAGGGCACAGTCCTCCTGAAGAACGGGTCTGTGCAAGGTGGTTTGGCCTCCGTCCAGAGCCGCGCACGCAAGTGGGACGAGAAGAAGTACGAGGACCTTCGCGTTGCCCGCGACCGCCTATTGAGCGAGGCCGCCGCAGGTGGGGAGGCAGAGCTGGCCCGCATCCAGATCTCGATTCGGGACATGGAGGCGCGGCGCGAATTTGCTGAGAAGCGTGTCGCTGTAGTGCACACAGAGCAAAGCGCCAACGACTCCAAGACGCAGCGGCTGACGGAAGAGCTGGCGAAGCTGGAAAGCCGCGGAGCCGATTTCGCAACCCGGCACAAGGGAtacgcggcggagctgcaggtgATCCACAaagagctgctggagctctCCAAGTCGATCTCGCGCGTCGAGGGACAGGTTTTTGCTGACTTCCAGAAGAAGGTGGGCATCCCCAACCTACTACACCTGGAAGGAGAGCAAGCGCAAGAGGCAAAGCAGCGCGCCGAGAcccggcagcagctgctacTCGTGATTCACAAGCTGGAGAGCTCGCTGGAGATGGAGGTGAAGCAGGTCGGCGACGCGAAGATCGCCGACTTCGAGGAGACGTGTGCGCGGCTGcacaaagaaaaggagcAGTGCAAGAAGGACCTCACCGATTACAAAGCACtcgtggagaaggcggagcggcagcaccaggaGATGAGGAAGACGGCTGCGCAGAGCCGCACCGAGCTCgacgcgctggagcagcagatTCGAAACGCGACTCGAAACTCCGAGACTGATCTGGCTCGTGTCGCTCAGGCGCGGAAGCTCGTCACAGGCATTCAGCTTACCTGCGACTCTCTGCGGTTGCGTCGGCTGAACctggtgcgccgctgccagaTGGACGAAATCAGTATTCCAATGAAGCCGGCGGCCAGCAGTGGAGCGaaacgcgcgcgcggcgagGATACGGACGCGGCCACCCGTGCCTCCTCCGGGCTGCCtacgccgtcgtcgcggcaAAGGTCCAGCGCCACAGGGAGCCGCGCGCCAATTCTTATCTCCGAGCCGTTCACACTGCTCGTCGAAGGCGGAGCGAGCCAAAGCGGCATTCGCAGAGGACCGAACGCCGCATCTTCTTCTGCCTCCTCGCCGGCCCTCGATTCAGAGACGACCATGTGCATCGACTTCTCCTCGCTCACGGAGGCACAgcgggtggcggcagcggaccGGGCTCAGTTTTCTGCATACAGTCACCGTACccaggcgcagctggaggcgctcgccGCGGAGATGGAGTCTCTGGCGCCAAATATGAAGGCCGCCTCGCGCGTCATGGCATCGGAGGATCGTCTtggcgcgtcgtcgacgctgctggacgaggcCCGCGATATGGCCCGTGTGGCCAACAAGGAGTTCACCCGCGTCAAAGAGCAGCGCACGGCGCGCTTCATGGAGATGTACGAGAAGGTCGCGGTCACAGTGGACAGAGTGTACCGCGAGCTCACCATGGGCACCCGCGCCCATGCAGTGCACGGTTCGGCGTACCTTAGCCTGGAGAATGTGGAGGAGCCGTACCTCGGCGGCACCACCTACCACGCCACGCCGCCTCTCAAGCGCTTCATGCCGATGGAGCTGCTCTCTGGCGGTGAGCGCACCATGGCGGCCCTGGCGCTTCTCTTTGCCATCCACGAAGTCTCCCCGACGCCCTTCTTCGTGCTGGATGAGGTGGACGCGGCGCTAGACGCCGGCAATGTAGAGAAACTTTCGATCTACCTTCGCAAAAACTGCCAGTCGTGCCAGTTCGTCGTGGTTTCGCTGAAGGAACAGCTTTACCACATGGCAGACATGCTGCTGGGCGTTATGAAGGACAAGGATCGGGAGAGCTCCAAGGTGCTCACAATGGACCTGCGTGGCTACCCGTACTAG